The following are encoded together in the Lathyrus oleraceus cultivar Zhongwan6 chromosome 3, CAAS_Psat_ZW6_1.0, whole genome shotgun sequence genome:
- the LOC127127345 gene encoding stress response protein nst1 encodes MCILCVIQKCSRRVATMLPWLVIPLIGLWALSQLLPPAFRFEITSPRLACVFVLLVTLFWYEILMPQLSAWRVRRNARIRERKRFEAIELQKLRKTATRRCRNCLNPYRDQNPGGSRFMCSFCGHVSKRPVLDLPGLQELQISNSGIVKDLVGKRGKILNNKVWSENGWMCSQDWLENGNWVGGSVLGNPINWRMNGNGRIYGGDEHCLTARSYSGILVFVCRLLASFFLTIRWLWRKIFRISSREDRLSDAERRALLAKRGENGENLNESRGERARRKAEEKRQARIEKELLEEEERKQREEVAKLVEERRRLRDETMEAEKDSSKLSHTSKEKDQRKEAEKKRQERRKEKDRGSSKSNSDVEEMEKRATKESERKRDFDKKSGIDHREHQKSGLESDKGQSTDTAHGKVFGATSYNRGSTGTRYLDRMRGTLLSSSKALGFGKGASIPATVVKESKSNNSVDHAHTAASRREIFPAERPTTKSNLKGDDKIINHSVIPEPKPWTAPKKSWQQLFTRSSSVPKSSNSNSNSNVICRPPSKIQVEVEAKSPQLSGQSPVAQSFNNPIQFGLPSPFNISTHLNGSTCSSLGFSPAIEPVFSPVVNTSHGFSHEEQELFEDPCYDPVPLSLLGPVSESLENFQLDLGSGFMKDKEVIKPHSLRNTSGADLNKPSPIESPLTREKKNSSNRFTSTPQSQDIHPFPLDDAAAIEKGTWQMWTSSPLVQEGLGFVGGPESWLLSSQRNAPTNGDFMLPACQKTMPSVFNRDDNIISSGYSAQNVFLPNGNNSGRTFGPVAVSSGYDPWLQNGLFPPLPGSLKTHESGQNERIYGSPSGSAISNVLECSPANCWSKNEWHAHGSEESIGKSSAARAHIGSLQHPTSDVHSFWSFD; translated from the exons ATGTGTATACTGTGTGTGATTCAGAAGTGCTCTCGCCGGGTTGCTACAATGCTGCCTTGGTTGGTTATTCCTTTGATTGGTTTGTGGGCACTTTCTCAGCTTCTGCCACCTGCTTTTAGGTTTGAGATTACTTCACCTAGACTGGCTTGTGTTTTTGTGTTGTTGGTTACTTTGTTTTGGTATGAGATTTTGATGCCTCAGTTGTCGGCTTGGCGGGTGAGGAGGAATGCTAGGATTAGGGAGAGGAAGAGGTTTGAGGCTATTGAATTGCAGAAACTGAGGAAGACTGCTACGAGGAGGTGTCGGAACTGCTTGAATCCGTATAGGGACCAGAACCCTGGCGGGAGCCGGTTTATGTGTTCGTTTTGCGGGCATGTTTCGAAGAGACCGGTTTTGGACTTGCCTGGGTTGCAAGAGTTGCAGATTTCAAATTCTGGTATTGTGAAGGATTTGGTTGGGAAACGTGGCAAGATTTTGAATAACAAGGTTTGGTCTGAAAATGGGTGGATGTGTAGTCAGGATTGGTTGGAGAATGGCAATTGGGTTGGTGGTTCTGTTCTAGGTAATCCTATCAACTGGAGAATGAATGGAAATGGAAGAATTTATGGAGGTGATGAGCATTGTTTGACAGCTAGGTCATATTCTggtattttggtttttgtttgcaGGCTTTTGGCGTCCTTTTTCTTGACCATTAGGTGGCTTTGGAGAAAGATATTTAGAATTAGTTCAAGGGAAGACCGTTTATCTGATGCTGAACGCAGGGCACTCTTGGCAAAAAGGGGTGAGAATGGGGAAAACCTGAATGAAAGTAGAGGAGAAAGAGCACGCAGGAAAGCTGAGGAGAAAAGACAGGCTAGGATAGAGAAAGAACTTTTGGAGGAAGAAGAGAGAAAACAGAGAGAGGAGGTTGCAAAGTTAGTTGAGGAGCGTAGGCGGCTGAGAGATGAGACAATGGAAGCTGAAAAAGATAGCAGCAAATTATCTCATACCAGTAAGGAGAAAGACCAAAGGAAGGAAGCTGAAAAGAAGCGTCAGgaaagaagaaaagagaaagatAGAGGGTCTAGTAAGAGCAATTCTGATGTAGAAGAGATGGAAAAAAGAGCTACCAAAGAAAGTGAACGAAAGAGGGACTTTGACAAAAAGAGTGGAATTGATCATAGAGAGCATCAAAAGTCTGGATTAGAGAGTGACAAAGGACAGAGTACAGATACTGCACATGGTAAAGTATTTGGTGCAACCAGTTACAACCGAGGAAGTACTGGGACAAGGTACCTTGATCGCATGCGTGGTACACTTTTGTCTTCTTCAAAAGCACTTGGTTTTGGAAAGGGTGCTAGTATTCCTGCCACTGTGGTGAAAGAAAGCAAGTCTAACAATTCTGTTGATCATGCTCATACTGCTGCCAGCAGGAGAGAGATATTTCCTGCCGAACGTCCAACTACTAAATCCAATTTAAAAGGAGATGATAAGATCATCAATCATTCT GTTATCCCAGAACCAAAGCCATGGACTGCACCAAAAAAGTCATGGCAGCAATTATTTACTCGTTCCTCATCTGTTCCAAAAtcttcaaattcaaattcaaattcaaatgtAATATGTAGACCGCCTTCCAAAATTCAAGTTGAAGTTGAAGCCAAAAGTCCTCAGTTATCTGGCCAGTCACCAGTCGCACAATCATTTAACAATCCAATTCAGTTCGGTCTTCCATCACCCTTTAATATTTCTACTCATCTTAATGGTTCAACTTGTAGTAGTCTAGGTTTCTCTCCTGCAATTGAACCAGTATTCTCTCCTGTTGTAAATACATCACATGGTTTTAGTCACGAAGAGCAAGAGCTTTTTGAAGACCCCTGTTATGATCCAGTTCCATTATCTTTGCTTGGTCCTGTTTCTGAGTCACTTGAGAATTTTCAGTTGGATTTGGGAAGTGGCTTTATGAAAGACAAAGAAGTAATAAAGCCTCACTCTTTAAGAAATACATCTGGTGCTGACCTCAACAAGCCATCTCCAATTGAGTCCCCATTGACCCGAGAAAAGAAAAACAGTTCTAATAGATTTACTAGTACCCCCCAGTCCCAAGACATACATCCATTTCCTTTGGATGATGCAGCTGCAATTGAGAAGGGGACATGGCAGATGTGGACTAGTTCACCTCTTGTTCAGGAAGGTTTAGGTTTTGTTGGTGGCCCAGAAAGTTGGCTTTTATCCTCACAAAGGAATGCACCAACCAATGGTGACTTTATGCTTCCAGCATGTCAGAAGACCATGCCTTCTGTTTTTAACAGAGACGATAACATAATTTCCAGTGGCTATTCTGCACAGAATGTTTTTCTCCCTAATGGTAACAATAGTGGCAGGACCTTCGGCCCCGTTGCGGTTTCAAGTGGTTATGATCCTTGGTTACAAAATGGTCTGTTTCCACCTTTACCTGGCAGCCTTAAAACTCATGAGAGTGGTCAGAATGAAAGGATATATGGGAGTCCAAGTGGATCTGCTATCAGCAATGTGCTTGAGTGTTCTCCAGCTAACTGTTGGTCCAA AAATGAATGGCATGCTCATGGTTCTGAGGAAAGCATAGGGAAATCATCTGCTGCAAGGGCCCATATTGGTAGTCTGCAACATCCAACATCAGATGTACATTCATTTTGGTCATTTGATTAG